One Bacteroidota bacterium DNA segment encodes these proteins:
- a CDS encoding dehydrogenase E1 component subunit alpha/beta — MATRSLLSIDYQRGDLSNEELIQLYRAILLPRMIEEKMLILLRQNKISKWFSGIGQEAVSVGLTQALNAADFIYPLHRNLGVFTSRNVPLQQLFEQWQGKPGGFTKGRDRSFHFGTEQHRIIGMISHLGAMLGVADGTSLASNLQGQDFISVAFSGDGGASEGDFHEALNTAAVWQLPVLFVVENNGYGLSTPSHEQFRCKQFIDKGIGYGMEAVQVDGNNLLEVYRTARRLVARMRVERKPILLEAMTFRMRGHEEASGTKYVPQALMDEWAQKDPVQNYEGYLLETGVLSEQDVADIRKETRDQINLNWKQAMAAPDVAPNLAAELGDVYPALDVPEVQPTGPEPERRFVDAISEGLRQSMERHPELVLMGQDIADYGGVFKITDGFTEAFGKERVRNTPLCESAIVGAAFGLSLAGHRAMVEMQFADFVSCGFNQIVNNLAKNHYRWGHAPRLVVRMPTGAGVAAGPFHSQSNEAWFFHTPGLVICYPSNPYDAKGLLNSALAYGGPALYFEHKKLYRSLSGPVPTAYYTLPLGQARVVRSGQDATIVTYGMGVHWAQAAVEALKADVEIIDLRTLVPWDRETVYASIRKTGKVLMLHEDTLTGGIGAEWAACVAEDLFEQLDGPIMRVGSLDSPVPFHAALEEQFLPEARLREKLESLLGY, encoded by the coding sequence ATGGCTACCCGCTCTCTCCTGTCTATTGACTATCAGCGTGGCGACCTTTCAAACGAAGAGCTAATTCAGCTCTATCGCGCCATTCTGCTCCCCCGGATGATTGAAGAGAAGATGCTGATCCTGCTACGGCAAAACAAGATCAGCAAATGGTTTTCGGGCATCGGGCAGGAGGCCGTGTCTGTGGGGCTAACCCAGGCGCTGAATGCGGCAGACTTCATCTACCCCCTGCACCGAAACTTGGGCGTATTCACCAGCCGAAATGTACCCCTGCAGCAGCTATTTGAGCAGTGGCAGGGAAAACCCGGCGGGTTTACCAAGGGGCGAGACCGCTCCTTCCACTTTGGCACCGAGCAGCACCGCATCATTGGCATGATCTCTCACCTGGGTGCCATGCTGGGCGTGGCCGACGGCACCAGCCTGGCCAGCAACCTACAGGGCCAGGACTTCATCTCCGTTGCTTTTTCCGGAGACGGGGGTGCCAGCGAGGGCGACTTTCACGAGGCACTGAATACCGCTGCCGTGTGGCAGCTGCCCGTACTGTTTGTGGTAGAAAACAATGGCTATGGGCTAAGCACGCCCAGCCACGAGCAGTTTAGGTGCAAACAGTTTATAGACAAGGGCATAGGCTATGGTATGGAGGCCGTGCAGGTAGATGGCAATAACCTGCTGGAGGTATACCGCACCGCGCGCAGGCTTGTGGCCCGCATGCGTGTGGAACGAAAGCCCATCTTGCTGGAGGCCATGACCTTCCGCATGCGTGGGCACGAAGAGGCCAGCGGTACCAAATACGTACCCCAGGCACTCATGGACGAGTGGGCGCAGAAGGACCCAGTGCAGAACTACGAGGGCTACCTGCTGGAAACCGGGGTACTGAGCGAGCAGGATGTAGCCGACATCCGCAAGGAAACCCGGGACCAGATCAACCTGAACTGGAAGCAAGCCATGGCCGCCCCAGACGTGGCACCGAACCTGGCAGCCGAGCTGGGGGACGTGTATCCTGCCCTAGATGTGCCCGAGGTACAGCCCACCGGGCCCGAACCCGAGCGCCGCTTTGTAGATGCCATAAGCGAAGGCCTGCGCCAGAGCATGGAGCGCCACCCCGAGCTGGTGCTGATGGGACAGGATATAGCTGACTATGGAGGTGTATTCAAGATTACGGACGGCTTTACAGAAGCATTCGGAAAAGAACGGGTACGTAATACCCCCCTCTGCGAAAGCGCCATAGTGGGGGCAGCCTTTGGCCTCAGCCTGGCCGGGCACCGGGCCATGGTAGAGATGCAGTTTGCCGACTTTGTAAGCTGTGGGTTCAACCAGATCGTGAACAACCTGGCCAAAAACCACTACCGCTGGGGGCACGCCCCCCGTTTAGTGGTGCGCATGCCCACCGGTGCCGGGGTGGCAGCCGGGCCATTCCACAGCCAGAGCAACGAAGCCTGGTTTTTCCACACCCCCGGTTTGGTGATCTGCTACCCCAGCAACCCCTACGATGCGAAGGGCCTGCTGAACAGCGCCCTGGCCTACGGGGGGCCCGCCCTGTACTTTGAGCACAAAAAGCTGTACCGGAGCCTGAGTGGCCCGGTGCCCACAGCCTACTACACCCTGCCGCTGGGCCAGGCCCGCGTGGTGCGCAGTGGGCAGGATGCGACCATTGTAACCTACGGCATGGGCGTACACTGGGCACAGGCAGCCGTAGAAGCCCTGAAAGCCGATGTGGAGATCATTGACCTACGCACACTGGTACCCTGGGATCGAGAAACCGTATACGCCTCCATCCGCAAAACTGGCAAGGTGCTGATGCTGCATGAAGACACCCTAACCGGCGGCATAGGAGCCGAATGGGCGGCCTGCGTGGCCGAAGACCTGTTTGAGCAGCTAGACGGCCCCATTATGCGGGTGGGGAGCCTGGATAGCCCCGTGCCCTTCCACGCCGCCCTGGAGGAGCAGTTCCTGCCCGAGGCACGCCTGCGCGAAAAACTGGAGAGCCTGCTGGGCTATTAG
- a CDS encoding M23 family metallopeptidase, producing MARKYFIYNSDTYRYEAHILTKQQKLNKLGWTMGGAAVLTALFLALNYWVLGDISKGAADNLNKQLADQMMDLRLQLQKMDLSIEKIHKNDQSYFRSILNLPKITTSEWEAGFGGSEQSIYEGKPNYLRQTLILEQKLNHKFSLQKQSFRELATASAANQDQLSKVPTLRPLKGRILSGFGYRRDPISGGVHFHPGLDLDARYGEPIHAVAEGTVIEAGGSDGGYGIQVEIDHGYGYVTKYAHMSKLAVKPGQKVKRKDVIGYVGNTGYSVGAHLHYEVIRYGNKIDPRDYILAD from the coding sequence ATGGCACGCAAATATTTTATCTATAACTCGGATACGTATCGGTATGAAGCCCATATCCTTACGAAACAGCAAAAGCTAAATAAACTGGGCTGGACAATGGGCGGAGCAGCTGTACTCACTGCGCTATTCCTTGCCCTTAACTACTGGGTGCTGGGAGACATAAGCAAAGGCGCGGCAGACAACCTGAATAAGCAGCTGGCAGACCAAATGATGGACCTGCGCCTGCAGCTGCAAAAGATGGATCTATCTATCGAAAAGATACACAAGAACGATCAGTCGTACTTCCGCAGCATCCTGAACCTGCCTAAGATAACTACAAGTGAGTGGGAAGCCGGTTTTGGTGGCTCCGAACAATCCATCTATGAGGGGAAGCCCAACTATCTGCGCCAGACCCTAATACTGGAGCAAAAGCTGAACCACAAATTCAGCTTGCAGAAACAAAGCTTCCGGGAGCTGGCTACCGCTAGTGCAGCCAACCAGGATCAGCTAAGCAAAGTGCCCACCCTGCGCCCCCTGAAGGGCCGTATTTTAAGTGGATTTGGCTATCGCAGAGACCCCATCTCCGGCGGTGTGCATTTTCACCCAGGCCTGGACCTGGATGCCCGGTACGGCGAACCCATACATGCCGTAGCCGAAGGCACTGTGATAGAAGCCGGTGGATCCGATGGCGGCTATGGCATCCAGGTAGAGATAGACCATGGCTACGGCTATGTAACCAAGTATGCCCACATGAGCAAGCTGGCTGTAAAGCCTGGCCAGAAAGTAAAGCGCAAGGACGTGATCGGCTATGTAGGCAACACGGGGTATTCCGTAGGCGCCCACCTGCACTATGAGGTGATCCGATACGGAAACAAAATCGACCCGCGCGACTACATCCTGGCAGACTAG
- the hisB gene encoding histidinol-phosphatase, producing the protein MAKKILFLDRDGTIIREPDDFCVNRLDKISFLPGVIGSLARLCAAGYELVLVTNQDGLGTEAFPYSDFEGPNQFMLDILASEGVSFLEICVDGHYAHEQHPNRKPGTGMILPLLKKYEVDLASSWVVGDRKTDAKLAENLGCASITIKDPASKDGDVGLADMPQHPTWQVRSWAEIVARLLPAGH; encoded by the coding sequence ATGGCAAAAAAAATCCTGTTCCTGGATCGAGATGGTACCATCATACGCGAGCCAGACGACTTTTGTGTAAACCGCCTGGATAAGATCAGCTTCCTGCCGGGGGTTATCGGGTCGCTGGCCCGCCTGTGTGCAGCCGGATATGAGCTGGTACTGGTAACCAATCAAGATGGGTTGGGGACTGAGGCCTTCCCTTACTCAGACTTTGAGGGGCCAAACCAGTTTATGTTGGATATTCTGGCTAGCGAGGGGGTTTCCTTTCTGGAAATTTGTGTAGATGGACACTATGCGCATGAACAGCATCCCAACCGGAAGCCCGGAACGGGCATGATTCTGCCCCTGCTGAAGAAGTATGAGGTAGACCTGGCCAGCAGCTGGGTGGTTGGCGACCGAAAAACGGATGCCAAGCTGGCCGAAAACCTGGGCTGCGCCAGCATTACCATCAAAGACCCCGCTAGCAAGGATGGAGATGTAGGCCTGGCCGACATGCCCCAGCACCCCACCTGGCAGGTGCGCAGCTGGGCCGAAATTGTGGCGCGCTTGTTACCCGCAGGGCACTAA
- the secG gene encoding preprotein translocase subunit SecG gives MIYLFVIILLLVCVAILGLILIQNSKGGGLASNMAGSQIASQMMGTRRAGDTVVKLTWYLMGALVIITFLINLSMAPAGPAVNEREQAQPAAAPAAAPAAPATPAAPAPASPGQPQQ, from the coding sequence ATGATCTATCTATTCGTTATCATCCTGCTACTCGTGTGTGTAGCAATCCTGGGGCTCATCCTTATTCAAAACAGCAAGGGCGGTGGCCTGGCCAGTAATATGGCCGGATCTCAGATTGCCAGCCAAATGATGGGAACACGCCGCGCCGGCGATACCGTGGTTAAGCTTACCTGGTACCTGATGGGCGCGCTGGTGATCATCACCTTTCTCATAAACCTGAGCATGGCCCCAGCCGGCCCAGCGGTGAATGAAAGGGAACAAGCCCAGCCTGCTGCCGCACCGGCAGCTGCGCCTGCCGCACCGGCTACGCCCGCTGCACCTGCGCCAGCTAGCCCCGGCCAGCCACAGCAGTAG